ATGCCGTCACGCTCACCGCCTCCTCCCGCAACAGCGTCAACTACCAGCGTTTCCTCGAACTGGTCGAACAGGCCAACCCGGTCGGCGATATCTACGTGATCACCGACAACCTGTCCAGCCACAACAGCAAATCCACCCGCGAATGGCTCGAGGACCATCCACGGATCAAACACGCGTTCATCCCCGTCGGAGCGTGCTGGCTCAACCTGCAAGAGCCGTGGTGGCGGATCTTCCGCCGCGAAGCCCTCGCCGGCCAGACCTTCGCCGACCACACAGAAATCGACCGAGCCACCCGCCAGGCCACAGCCGCCCTCAACGCTCGCGCACGACCATGGGTCTGGGGCAGACCCCCGCC
The DNA window shown above is from Nocardia sp. NBC_01730 and carries:
- a CDS encoding IS630 family transposase, whose protein sequence is MDGEQGPVLRPKRTHIVGLYTQPPEGATVVCADELGPVSPRTFAPAPGWAVDGHRIKAPLEYSRGPDRVWVYGSIRIRDGHAVTLTASSRNSVNYQRFLELVEQANPVGDIYVITDNLSSHNSKSTREWLEDHPRIKHAFIPVGACWLNLQEPWWRIFRREALAGQTFADHTEIDRATRQATAALNARARPWVWGRPPPKPRALRRRFVYHL